A single region of the Anaerostipes rhamnosivorans genome encodes:
- a CDS encoding XRE family transcriptional regulator, giving the protein MPEISLLVEIAEFYDVSIPEIIDGERKSEKMKEESKEVAMSLSDYALKEKENLIKNIRIQSIFGVAALAVYFVIDTAGAAMPSYAWIGLLSNYCHTLIFVTPVMILLYTTGLLKTTENRRIQSTAPKSILILLAIVAATVVSCFIKFISSLLF; this is encoded by the coding sequence ATGCCGGAGATCAGTCTGCTGGTTGAAATCGCTGAGTTTTATGATGTGAGTATTCCAGAGATTATTGACGGAGAAAGGAAAAGCGAGAAAATGAAGGAAGAGTCAAAAGAAGTTGCAATGTCGTTATCTGATTATGCGTTAAAAGAAAAGGAAAACCTTATAAAAAACATACGTATACAAAGTATATTCGGAGTAGCCGCTTTAGCAGTCTATTTTGTTATTGATACTGCCGGAGCAGCGATGCCATCATATGCCTGGATTGGGCTTTTGTCAAACTACTGTCATACACTGATCTTTGTTACGCCAGTTATGATATTACTATATACCACAGGACTATTGAAAACGACGGAAAATCGAAGAATTCAGAGTACAGCGCCAAAGAGTATCTTAATACTACTGGCCATCGTGGCTGCCACAGTGGTAAGTTGTTTTATCAAGTTTATTTCGTCACTTTTATTTTAA
- a CDS encoding recombinase family protein, with the protein MKQQIYNTALYLRLSRDDELQGESSSITTQRSMLRLYAKEHHLNVIDEYIDDGWSGTNFDRPSFQRMIEDIEAGKINCVVTKDLSRLGRNYIMTGQYTELYFPSHNVRYIAIDDGVDSEKGESEIAPFKNIINEWVARDTSRKVKSAFKTKFAEGAHYSAYAPLGYKKHPDIKGKLLIDDETKWIIEKIFSLAYQGYGSAKITKQLRAEKVPTASWLNFTRYGTFAHIFEGKPESKRYEWTIAHVKAILKSEVYIGNSVHNMQSTVSFKSKKKVRKPESEWFRVENTHEPIIDKEVFYRVQEQIKSRRRQTKEKATPIFAGLVKCADCGWSMRFGTNKANKTPYSYYACSYYGQFGKGNCSMHYIRYDVLYQAVLERLQYWAKAVQQDEEKVLNKIQKVGNAERIREKKKKASTLKKAENRQNEIDRLFAKMYEDRACEKITERNFVMLSSKYQKEQIELEQQITSLREELSKMEQDMIGAEKWIELIKEYSVPKELTAPLLNAMIEKILIHEATTNEDNERIQEIEIYYRFIGKVE; encoded by the coding sequence ATGAAACAACAGATTTACAATACTGCACTTTATCTTAGGTTAAGCCGAGATGATGAATTACAGGGCGAAAGTTCCAGCATTACCACACAGAGAAGTATGTTGCGTTTATATGCAAAAGAACATCATTTGAATGTCATTGATGAATATATTGATGACGGCTGGTCGGGAACAAATTTTGACAGACCGAGTTTTCAAAGAATGATTGAGGATATAGAGGCAGGAAAAATCAACTGTGTTGTAACGAAAGACCTTTCCCGTCTTGGCAGAAATTATATTATGACAGGACAATATACAGAATTGTATTTCCCTAGTCATAATGTCCGCTACATAGCGATTGATGACGGTGTAGACAGCGAAAAAGGCGAAAGTGAGATTGCACCATTTAAGAACATCATCAATGAATGGGTGGCAAGAGATACAAGCCGTAAAGTCAAATCAGCATTTAAGACAAAGTTTGCGGAGGGGGCTCATTACAGTGCTTATGCTCCGTTAGGATATAAGAAACACCCTGACATCAAAGGAAAACTGTTGATTGATGATGAAACAAAATGGATTATTGAAAAAATCTTTTCCCTAGCCTATCAAGGTTACGGAAGTGCAAAAATCACAAAGCAGTTAAGAGCAGAAAAAGTTCCGACAGCGTCATGGCTAAATTTTACAAGATACGGTACTTTTGCACATATCTTTGAGGGAAAACCCGAAAGTAAGCGTTATGAGTGGACGATTGCTCATGTCAAGGCGATATTGAAAAGTGAGGTTTATATCGGAAACAGTGTTCACAATATGCAGTCTACGGTATCGTTCAAGAGTAAAAAGAAAGTGCGTAAACCCGAAAGTGAATGGTTTCGAGTAGAAAACACTCACGAGCCGATTATTGACAAGGAAGTGTTCTATCGTGTGCAGGAGCAGATAAAATCAAGACGCAGACAGACAAAGGAAAAGGCAACGCCGATTTTTGCAGGGCTTGTCAAGTGTGCGGATTGTGGCTGGTCTATGAGATTTGGAACGAATAAGGCAAATAAAACGCCTTACAGTTATTATGCTTGCAGTTACTACGGGCAGTTTGGCAAAGGTAATTGTTCTATGCACTACATTCGTTATGATGTGCTGTATCAAGCCGTATTGGAACGCTTGCAGTATTGGGCTAAGGCAGTACAGCAGGACGAAGAAAAGGTATTGAACAAGATACAGAAAGTCGGCAATGCAGAGCGAATACGGGAAAAGAAGAAAAAGGCAAGTACATTGAAGAAAGCCGAGAACAGACAAAATGAGATTGACCGTTTATTTGCGAAAATGTATGAAGATAGAGCCTGTGAGAAGATAACAGAGCGAAATTTTGTGATGTTGTCCAGCAAGTACCAAAAAGAACAGATAGAACTGGAACAGCAGATAACAAGCCTAAGAGAAGAACTAAGTAAAATGGAACAGGATATGATAGGTGCTGAAAAGTGGATTGAGTTAATCAAGGAATATTCCGTACCAAAGGAACTGACAGCACCATTATTAAATGCCATGATAGAAAAAATCCTCATACATGAAGCAACAACGAATGAGGATAACGAAAGAATACAGGAAATTGAGATATATTACCGATTTATCGGAAAAGTTGAGTAA
- a CDS encoding MarR family winged helix-turn-helix transcriptional regulator, translating into MQNHVLTYANHFKHLYRQTFQPLSDQYELSQLEIDVLLFLKNNPMHNTAKDISIMRGFAKSNVSKAVESLRMQKYLTSSPDPVNRKVHRLILSADMKDRINALAGCQEQCFALLLDGFSKAEREKLQEFFSRIDDNITKSLKEKK; encoded by the coding sequence ATGCAGAATCATGTTTTGACCTATGCAAACCATTTTAAGCATTTGTATCGGCAGACATTCCAGCCTTTGTCGGATCAGTACGAACTTTCGCAGCTGGAAATTGATGTCTTGCTTTTTCTAAAAAATAATCCAATGCATAATACTGCCAAGGATATCTCCATCATGAGGGGCTTTGCCAAATCCAATGTCTCGAAGGCCGTGGAATCTCTCAGAATGCAGAAGTATCTCACTTCTTCTCCTGACCCTGTAAACCGGAAGGTGCACCGGCTGATCCTATCTGCTGATATGAAAGACCGGATTAATGCCCTGGCTGGCTGTCAGGAACAATGCTTTGCACTTTTGCTGGATGGTTTTTCTAAGGCAGAACGGGAAAAACTCCAGGAGTTTTTCAGCAGGATCGATGATAATATCACAAAGTCACTGAAAGAAAAAAAATAA
- a CDS encoding TetR/AcrR family transcriptional regulator — translation MSRRSLSYESIMKTAIKLVEQKGFNNFSLRELAAELQVQPSSLYNHIRGINEIQKAVGLYGIHEMEKGLTEASRGRSMEQALKKMALWYRDYAKNNPELYQAVIGLQMSEDEELKNALKRIVAPIIRVISEKVKEKEPIIHFERAFRSMLHGFISLEMTGYMNRLEIGPEDSFLFMVEQFIDSIGKEGESSGRQGVRTL, via the coding sequence ATGAGCAGAAGAAGTTTATCTTATGAAAGTATTATGAAAACTGCTATCAAATTGGTAGAACAAAAGGGATTCAACAATTTTTCTCTTAGGGAGCTGGCCGCTGAGCTACAGGTACAGCCTTCCTCGTTGTATAACCACATAAGAGGGATCAACGAGATTCAAAAAGCCGTCGGCCTGTATGGGATACATGAGATGGAAAAAGGCCTGACAGAAGCCTCAAGAGGGAGAAGTATGGAGCAGGCATTAAAAAAAATGGCACTCTGGTACCGGGATTATGCCAAAAACAATCCTGAATTATATCAGGCAGTCATAGGTCTTCAAATGTCGGAGGATGAAGAATTAAAAAATGCACTGAAACGGATCGTAGCACCTATCATCAGGGTGATCTCTGAGAAGGTAAAGGAGAAGGAACCTATCATTCATTTTGAACGGGCTTTCAGAAGTATGCTTCATGGCTTTATTTCCCTCGAAATGACTGGATATATGAACCGCCTGGAGATCGGCCCGGAGGATAGTTTTCTATTTATGGTGGAGCAGTTTATCGATTCGATTGGAAAAGAAGGTGAAAGCAGTGGAAGACAAGGCGTTAGAACATTATAA
- a CDS encoding sulfite exporter TauE/SafE family protein, translated as MLYKFIICFLAGIGAGLGTGFAGMSAAAVISPMLIAFLGMNPYMAVGIALASDVCASAVSAYTYGKHKNLDIKNGLVMMASVLCFTLVGSYISSLVPSTAMGGFSTFMTLLLGIKFLVRPVMTTKSSMESVNAKKRFLQSVICGAVVGFICGFVGAGGGMMMLLLLTSVLGYELKTAVGTSVFIMTFTALTGSLSHFAIGGRPDMLSLIFCVLSTFLWARVAAKFANKASAIVLNRATGAVLTVLGLAIVAVNYF; from the coding sequence ATGTTATATAAATTTATCATTTGTTTTTTGGCAGGAATCGGCGCGGGGCTGGGCACAGGTTTTGCCGGTATGAGCGCAGCTGCTGTCATCAGTCCCATGCTCATAGCCTTTCTCGGAATGAATCCTTACATGGCAGTGGGCATTGCCCTGGCAAGCGATGTGTGTGCCAGCGCTGTATCTGCCTATACCTATGGCAAACATAAGAACCTGGATATTAAAAACGGATTGGTCATGATGGCCTCCGTGCTATGCTTTACTTTAGTTGGGAGCTATATTTCAAGCCTTGTACCAAGCACAGCCATGGGCGGTTTTTCTACTTTCATGACCTTGCTGCTTGGAATTAAGTTCCTCGTCCGCCCGGTCATGACCACAAAAAGCAGCATGGAATCTGTGAACGCAAAAAAGAGATTCCTTCAGTCTGTCATCTGCGGTGCTGTTGTGGGATTTATCTGCGGTTTCGTCGGTGCAGGCGGAGGTATGATGATGCTTCTTCTGCTGACCAGTGTCCTGGGATATGAGCTGAAGACTGCCGTAGGCACCAGCGTCTTCATCATGACTTTTACCGCGCTGACTGGCTCTTTAAGTCATTTTGCCATCGGAGGACGTCCGGATATGTTAAGCCTGATATTCTGTGTATTAAGTACCTTCCTCTGGGCCAGGGTCGCAGCCAAATTTGCCAACAAAGCTTCCGCCATTGTATTAAACCGTGCCACCGGAGCAGTTCTCACAGTACTTGGACTGGCTATTGTTGCTGTGAATTATTTTTAG
- a CDS encoding XRE family transcriptional regulator: MNDKNFIEELRQKREEYGVTQTRLAVACGISREYYNRIEKGKQPLNDELREVIEKQIERFNPQEPLFLLIDYFRVRFPTTDALAIIRDVLQLKSDYMLYEDYGKYGYESKYVLGDINIMCSMQEHLGVLLELKGKGCRQMECYLLAQERSWYDFMLDCMTAGGVMKRLDLAINDRAGILDIPKLKEKYKAGECVSYFRMQKDYSGTEKCGSDLPKNTGETLYLGSTSSELYMCAYQKNYEQYVKNGTEIEDTEIKNRFEIRMKNERAYYAVVDLLTYRDAERTAFSIINHYVRFVDREDDKPKSQWITNDDWAWFVGENREPIRLTTKPEPYTLQKALHWLQRQVAPTIKMVQALDRENHTTILKDMIEQAELKDKHKHLLQLEKSTIEERIDTAVPQENDGIF; this comes from the coding sequence ATGAATGATAAAAACTTTATTGAAGAACTAAGACAAAAGCGTGAGGAATACGGAGTAACACAAACAAGGCTTGCTGTTGCCTGTGGTATCAGCCGTGAATATTACAACCGCATTGAAAAAGGGAAACAGCCATTGAATGACGAATTAAGAGAAGTCATAGAAAAACAGATTGAGCGTTTCAATCCGCAAGAACCACTATTCTTATTGATTGATTACTTTCGTGTCCGCTTTCCTACTACGGACGCATTGGCGATTATCCGTGATGTATTACAACTGAAATCTGATTATATGCTTTATGAAGATTATGGAAAATACGGATATGAAAGCAAATATGTACTTGGCGACATCAATATCATGTGTTCCATGCAGGAGCATTTAGGTGTTTTATTGGAACTGAAAGGCAAAGGCTGTCGGCAAATGGAATGTTATCTGCTGGCACAGGAACGCTCATGGTATGACTTCATGCTGGATTGTATGACGGCTGGTGGTGTGATGAAACGGCTTGATTTGGCTATCAATGACCGAGCAGGAATATTGGATATTCCAAAGTTAAAGGAAAAATACAAAGCTGGCGAATGTGTTTCCTATTTTCGTATGCAGAAAGATTACAGCGGTACAGAAAAATGCGGTAGCGATTTACCAAAGAATACAGGAGAAACCTTATATCTCGGTTCAACAAGTAGCGAATTATATATGTGTGCTTATCAGAAAAATTATGAGCAGTATGTCAAGAATGGCACAGAAATTGAAGATACGGAGATTAAGAACCGTTTTGAAATACGCATGAAGAATGAACGAGCCTATTATGCGGTTGTAGATTTACTGACCTATCGGGACGCTGAACGCACCGCTTTTTCTATCATCAATCATTATGTCCGCTTTGTTGACAGAGAGGACGACAAGCCAAAAAGTCAATGGATAACAAATGATGATTGGGCATGGTTTGTAGGGGAAAACAGAGAGCCGATACGCTTAACCACAAAGCCAGAGCCTTACACTTTACAAAAAGCGTTGCATTGGCTACAAAGACAAGTTGCACCAACAATAAAAATGGTACAGGCATTAGACAGAGAAAATCATACAACGATACTGAAAGATATGATTGAGCAGGCAGAACTTAAAGACAAGCATAAACATTTATTACAATTAGAGAAATCAACCATAGAAGAACGTATAGATACCGCTGTTCCACAAGAGAATGACGGTATTTTTTAA
- a CDS encoding precorrin-8X methylmutase, giving the protein MKIELENVKPAQIEARSFEIITEELGDVSLIPGTEPIVKRCIHTSADFDYAQNLCFSEHAVEKALEAIRDGASIVTDTQMGRAGINKKKLLKYGGSVHCFMADEDVAVKAKEDGTTRAVASMDKAASMGERFIFAVGNAPTALVRLYELIREGKLDPHLVIGVPVGFVNVVQSKELIMEAGVPYIVARGRKGGSNIAACIVNAMLYMMEK; this is encoded by the coding sequence ATGAAGATTGAGCTGGAAAATGTGAAGCCTGCACAGATCGAGGCGAGAAGTTTTGAGATTATTACAGAGGAACTGGGGGATGTTTCCCTGATTCCAGGCACGGAGCCGATTGTAAAGCGCTGTATCCATACCAGTGCGGATTTTGACTATGCCCAAAATCTCTGTTTTTCCGAACACGCGGTTGAGAAAGCGCTGGAGGCCATCAGAGACGGCGCCTCGATTGTGACAGATACACAGATGGGCAGAGCAGGAATCAACAAAAAGAAGCTTCTTAAGTACGGTGGATCTGTGCACTGCTTTATGGCAGATGAGGACGTGGCTGTAAAAGCAAAGGAAGATGGGACCACAAGAGCGGTGGCCAGCATGGATAAGGCGGCTTCCATGGGAGAGAGGTTTATATTTGCAGTTGGGAACGCCCCTACGGCATTGGTCAGACTGTATGAGCTCATCAGAGAGGGAAAACTGGATCCCCATCTGGTTATCGGGGTGCCAGTGGGATTTGTCAATGTGGTACAGTCCAAGGAACTGATCATGGAGGCTGGAGTCCCTTATATTGTTGCCCGGGGAAGAAAAGGCGGGAGCAATATTGCGGCCTGCATTGTAAATGCGATGCTGTATATGATGGAGAAATAG
- a CDS encoding helix-turn-helix domain-containing protein, producing the protein MNQQKVGGFLKQLRKEKQLTQEQLAEQLNVSGRTVSRWETGVSQTKRY; encoded by the coding sequence ATGAATCAACAAAAGGTCGGAGGTTTCCTCAAACAACTTCGGAAGGAAAAACAACTCACACAGGAACAGTTGGCAGAACAATTAAATGTATCTGGAAGAACCGTCTCAAGATGGGAAACTGGTGTTTCCCAAACAAAAAGATATTAA
- a CDS encoding dihydrofolate reductase family protein — translation MRKVVLFIAMSLDGYIADGNGGVAWLNGHGNDNENIDTYTEFTKDIDTVLMGWNTSHQVVTELSPQEWVYNKFTTYVLTHKECNSSQQIHFTSENPVLLLERLKQEAGKDIWICGGANLVQQLVSKNMIDKYYISVIPTLLGNGVRLLGNIDREIKLRLCKTQTYNGITDLIYMRR, via the coding sequence ATGAGAAAAGTAGTTTTATTTATTGCCATGAGCCTTGACGGATATATTGCGGACGGTAATGGTGGAGTAGCTTGGCTAAATGGTCATGGAAATGACAATGAAAACATCGACACTTATACAGAATTTACCAAAGATATAGATACTGTCTTAATGGGGTGGAATACTTCTCATCAGGTTGTTACTGAACTTTCTCCGCAAGAATGGGTATATAATAAATTTACAACTTATGTATTAACACATAAAGAGTGCAATTCTTCCCAACAAATTCATTTTACAAGTGAAAATCCTGTTTTATTATTGGAACGGCTAAAACAAGAAGCAGGAAAGGATATTTGGATTTGTGGCGGAGCAAATCTTGTTCAGCAGTTGGTAAGCAAAAATATGATTGATAAATATTACATTTCTGTTATTCCTACTCTGTTAGGAAATGGGGTTCGTCTTTTGGGCAACATAGACAGGGAAATAAAGTTAAGGCTTTGTAAAACACAGACTTATAACGGAATAACCGATTTGATTTATATGCGTAGATAA
- a CDS encoding class I SAM-dependent methyltransferase, producing MYKTLNSVLKKPPLYTKTQIPFWDDEHISSQMLKAHLAPDFEGASRKLQFIEKSVRWIEELVPATSYHQLIDFGCGPGIYAEKFTQAGYKVTGIDLSRRSIQYAIESAEKKNMDICYLCHDYLKMDLGKTFDFASMIYCDYGALSTNDRKILMQTVYQHLRKGGKFLLDVFSTFKYEEFNEIQTWDVCENGGFWSLEPYICFNGCYKYSGKVTLEHTALVSGDIIRNFYLWNTYFSPRTLKQEATDAGFKVIDLYGDVAGCTYHNGSPTIAILLEK from the coding sequence ATGTATAAAACTTTAAATTCAGTATTAAAAAAACCCCCGCTTTACACAAAGACACAAATTCCATTTTGGGACGATGAACATATATCCAGCCAAATGCTTAAGGCTCATCTTGCCCCTGACTTTGAGGGAGCAAGCAGAAAATTGCAGTTTATCGAAAAATCCGTACGATGGATAGAAGAACTTGTACCTGCCACCAGTTATCATCAACTGATTGATTTTGGGTGTGGCCCTGGCATCTATGCCGAAAAATTCACGCAGGCTGGCTATAAAGTAACAGGTATTGATTTGTCTCGACGCTCCATACAGTATGCCATAGAATCAGCGGAAAAGAAGAACATGGATATTTGTTATCTCTGTCACGACTATCTAAAGATGGATTTAGGCAAAACTTTTGATTTTGCATCTATGATTTATTGTGATTATGGAGCGTTGTCAACAAATGACAGAAAAATTTTAATGCAAACGGTATATCAGCATCTTAGAAAAGGTGGTAAATTCTTACTGGATGTTTTTTCAACTTTTAAATATGAAGAGTTTAACGAAATACAAACTTGGGATGTCTGTGAAAATGGTGGATTTTGGAGCCTGGAACCGTATATTTGCTTTAACGGGTGTTATAAGTATTCAGGCAAAGTTACTTTGGAGCATACTGCTCTTGTTTCTGGAGATATTATCCGCAATTTTTATCTTTGGAATACCTATTTTTCGCCGAGAACTCTGAAACAAGAAGCTACAGACGCAGGTTTTAAGGTTATTGACCTATATGGTGACGTAGCTGGATGTACCTATCATAACGGAAGTCCTACAATTGCAATACTGTTAGAAAAATAA
- a CDS encoding MATE family efflux transporter: protein MKAVEDKALEHYKKMTETPVSRLVISLGIPTIISMLVTNIYNMADTYFVGKIGTSASGAVGIVFGLMSIIQAVGFMLGHGAGSNISRKLGAKDTESASSFASTSFIWSILLGILLGLFGLIFLDPLMRLLGSTDTILPFARTYAACILISAPLMTSSFVLNNILRYEGKASLAMIGLTAGGFLNIFGDWVLMTKFHMGILGAGISTAVSQVVSFLILFSIFFGKKTQSRLSVRFFSRDRQVFSSIIKTGFPSLIRQGLTSISTMVLNGQAGIYGDAAVAAMAIVNRICFFLFAVGLGIGQGFQPVSAFNFGAKKYSRVRKAFRFTLGAGELCLGSLAVIGFFLSSQLVGWFRNDPAVIEIGTFALRAQLLTLFLQPMAVCANMMFQSIGKNGTASFLAMLRSGICFIPVIFLLPRLLGLTGVEVSQTVADFLTFVITVPFVVQFFQHLPNDD from the coding sequence GTGAAAGCAGTGGAAGACAAGGCGTTAGAACATTATAAGAAGATGACGGAGACCCCGGTTTCCAGACTGGTCATATCCCTGGGGATCCCAACCATCATCAGTATGCTGGTGACGAACATTTATAATATGGCAGATACCTATTTTGTTGGAAAGATCGGAACCAGTGCCAGCGGCGCGGTGGGCATTGTCTTTGGCCTCATGTCCATTATCCAGGCAGTGGGTTTCATGCTGGGACACGGAGCAGGAAGCAATATTTCAAGAAAACTGGGAGCAAAAGATACGGAGAGTGCGTCGTCCTTTGCATCCACAAGCTTTATCTGGTCTATCCTTTTAGGAATTCTTTTGGGCCTTTTTGGGCTTATCTTTCTGGATCCTTTGATGCGCCTGCTTGGCAGTACGGATACGATCCTTCCCTTTGCCAGAACCTATGCCGCCTGTATCCTTATTTCCGCGCCCTTGATGACCAGCAGCTTTGTTCTAAACAATATTCTGCGGTATGAGGGAAAGGCATCCTTGGCTATGATTGGTCTGACAGCCGGAGGTTTTCTGAATATTTTTGGAGACTGGGTACTAATGACAAAATTTCATATGGGGATCCTGGGAGCCGGAATTTCAACGGCAGTGTCCCAGGTGGTGAGCTTTTTGATTCTGTTTAGTATATTTTTCGGAAAGAAGACTCAGAGCAGGCTGTCTGTCCGGTTTTTCTCCAGGGACCGCCAAGTTTTTTCTTCCATCATCAAAACCGGATTTCCAAGCTTGATCCGTCAGGGACTGACCAGCATTTCAACGATGGTACTGAATGGACAGGCTGGCATTTATGGTGATGCAGCCGTAGCCGCTATGGCGATCGTCAACCGGATCTGCTTTTTTCTATTTGCCGTGGGCCTTGGCATCGGACAGGGATTCCAGCCAGTTTCAGCTTTTAACTTTGGAGCAAAAAAATATTCCAGAGTACGGAAAGCGTTCCGGTTTACACTGGGGGCGGGGGAGTTATGTCTCGGCAGCCTTGCGGTCATAGGCTTTTTCCTATCCTCACAGCTAGTAGGCTGGTTCCGGAATGATCCCGCTGTCATTGAAATCGGGACCTTTGCGTTGAGAGCCCAGCTTCTCACATTGTTTCTGCAGCCAATGGCAGTATGTGCCAACATGATGTTTCAGAGCATCGGAAAAAATGGGACCGCTTCCTTTTTGGCAATGTTAAGAAGCGGAATCTGCTTTATCCCGGTGATCTTTTTGCTGCCCCGTTTGTTGGGGCTCACCGGAGTGGAAGTATCCCAGACCGTGGCGGATTTTCTGACATTTGTGATCACCGTTCCGTTTGTGGTACAGTTCTTTCAGCATCTTCCGAATGATGACTAG
- a CDS encoding TetR/AcrR family transcriptional regulator, producing MMAQVLKEEIRQGILHAALEEFYENGYVQATMRSIADRAGIPAGLIYSYYKNKEALFDEVLRPVHFDWKRVMKGSGSSDHQNYQYLSQMEEDCIRSLFRHHKEFIIMMDKSTKTKYECEKENLVCEIEGHLNSHRDLCRHYDPVFVHIIANNFLDALLQIAYHYESEEWAMKLLNKISKMYLQGIGF from the coding sequence ATGATGGCACAAGTTTTAAAAGAAGAGATCCGGCAGGGGATTCTCCATGCGGCCCTGGAGGAGTTTTATGAAAATGGATATGTCCAGGCGACCATGCGCAGTATCGCTGACAGAGCCGGGATACCGGCCGGTCTTATTTATTCTTATTATAAAAATAAAGAGGCATTGTTTGATGAAGTCCTACGCCCGGTGCATTTTGACTGGAAGCGGGTCATGAAAGGCAGCGGATCATCGGACCATCAGAATTACCAGTATCTGAGCCAGATGGAAGAGGACTGTATCAGAAGTCTTTTCAGGCACCATAAGGAATTCATCATTATGATGGATAAAAGCACTAAGACAAAATATGAGTGTGAAAAGGAAAACCTGGTCTGTGAGATCGAGGGCCATCTGAACTCGCACCGGGATCTGTGCAGGCATTACGATCCAGTGTTTGTACACATCATAGCCAACAATTTTTTAGATGCACTATTGCAGATCGCATACCACTATGAAAGCGAGGAGTGGGCCATGAAACTACTAAACAAGATATCAAAAATGTATTTACAGGGAATTGGTTTTTAA